From a region of the Triticum aestivum cultivar Chinese Spring chromosome 7D, IWGSC CS RefSeq v2.1, whole genome shotgun sequence genome:
- the LOC123166525 gene encoding uncharacterized protein — MEPIKPTPTLTSKICIQHEPADGGDAASGTIGGLPFHLTEEILRCVSPLDSVRLATVCRSWAATISERLARPTPHLFALEVLHEHPRGAIFSVPVDDNEEDSPAPAMPAMGWHAECFELCGASSSGSLSFVNGSHVLLVNPVTGASGSVQISASISRTGPKLCTGAEAFFITEFHRGVSLWWWCSDEWSEQKLLLPQGFEIYHAIALSAYSGGVLYALEFSGLVYTMDTQAPLPWRLTRLRAPSILEQYSPIFGYRFIRNCHLLESEDEVMFVGPVFATKEPGCPKSICGFEVYRLDVHGARWVKVERLAGEQALFVSDQSSFALHASEVPGCMSNCIYFVGDVDECSFSTWGIYSMVERKVLFQSPVGGLPGKYKAARWFFPGVVMPLARQCTNLGQRRKINGL, encoded by the exons atgGAGCCGATCAAACCCACGCCCACCCTAACAAGCAAGATCTGCATCCAACACGAACCCGCCGACGGCGGAGATGCCGCGAGCGGAACCATCGGCGGCCTCCCTTTCCACCTCACGGAGGAGATCCTCCGCTGCGTCAGCCCGCTCGATTCGGTGCGCCTCGCCACCGTTTGCAGGTCCTGGGCGGCGACCATCTCCGAGCGGCTAGCGAGACCCACCCCGCACCTGTTCGCACTCGAGGTCCTCCACGAGCACCCCCGCGGGGCGATCTTCTCCGTGCCGGTCGATGACAACGAGGAGGACTCGCCAGCGCCGGCCATGCCGGCCATGGGCTGGCACGCGGAATGTTTCGAGCTGTGTGGCGCCTCTTCCAGCGGCAGCCTCTCCTTCGTGAACGGCAGCCATGTCCTCCTCGTAAACCCTGTCACCGGCGCGTCCGGGAGCGTTCAGATTTCTGCGAGCATCTCTCGGACCGGACCTAAG CTTTGCACCGGCGCCGAGGCGTTCTTCATTACTGAGTTccataggggtgtctctctctggtGGTGGTGCTCGGACGAGTGGAGCGAGCAGAAGCTGCTTCTGCCTCAAGGGTTCGAAATCTACCATGCCATTGCTCTGTCGGCCTACAGCGGCGGTGTCTTGTATGCTCTGGAATTCTCTGGTTTGGTGTACACCATGGATACCCAGGCACCGCTGCCTTGGCGCCTGACAAGGCTCCGTGCGCCGAGCATTCTCGAGCAGTACTCCCCAATCTTCGGGTACCGCTTCATTCGGAACTGCCACCTGCTCGAGTCAGAAGACGAGGTCATGTTTGTTGGTCCTGTGTTCGCAACAAAAGAGCCCGGATGCCCCAAATCCATCTGTGGCTTCGAGGTGTACAGGCTGGATGTTCATGGGGCACGGTGGGTGAAGGTGGAGAGGCTCGCCGGCGAACAGGCGCTTTTCGTGAGCGATCAATCATCGTTCGCGCTGCatgcttcagaggtgccagggtgCATGAGCAACTGCATCTACTTTGTAGGTGATGTTGACGAGTGCTCATTCAGCACTTGGGGCATCTACTCCATGGTGGAGCGGAAGGTGCTGTTTCAGAGCCCTGTTGGCGGTTTGCCGGGGAAGTACAAAGCTGCCCGGTGGTTCTTCCCTGGTGTTGTGATGCCACTTGCGCGACAATGTACAAACTTGGGACAAAGGAGAAAAATCAATGGCCTTTAG